The following is a genomic window from Desulfofarcimen acetoxidans DSM 771.
TGACACACCCCAGACATGAAGTTAAGAAAACTTACCTGGTCACTGTAGCCGGCATACCCTTGCCAAAATCATTGGAGCAGATGTCGAAAGGTTTGGAATTGGAAGATGGTATGACTGCTCCCACCCAGGTTGCGCTGGTTGAATTATTAGAAGACAGAAGTCTATTGGAAATAACCGTGCATGAGGGGAAAAACCGGCTTGTGCGCCGTATGTGTGAGAAAATTGGTCACCCGGTACTCAGACTGAAAAGAATTAAATTAGGCACACTTAGTATTAAAGGAGTAAAACCGGGTCAATATCGTTTATTAAATACTAAAGAAATTCGTGAATTAAAAAAGTCAGCAGGTTTGATAGTACAAGCACGAACGACAAAATATAAACCCAAGCATATAAATTAGCTTTGGAATGCATGGAGCCAGTTTAGATGATGCGCAGGCAGCCTTTGAGAACCAATCAGGAAGTTTCGATATTTGTACTAATTGCGGAGGAAATGACATTCAGTGGTAAAATAAAGAAGGATTTTTTTGTCTAGAGGAGAATTACAAAAAGATAACTTCGTGCCACGAACATCCCGCAGTAATATGTAGGGGGAATAAATTTGAACGAATTTCCGGAACCAATTAGCAATACTACAGGTAAGATAATGGCCAAAATACGTTTAGACTTCCGAGGAGCAGGGAAACCCATAAAATTTTCCTTCAATAAAAAATCAATAGTCCGGCTGGCTGAAGAAAACAGGGAACAGCAGGCAGCTATTTTTAGAAATATTCCAATGCAAGGGGTAAATATAGAGGATATTAATATGGGCATTGATACCTATGCTGTATATGATGACATATTAAATACCGAAGTGGCCTATGCGCCTTTAGAGTTGTTAGTAGCAGCTGATTCACTAAAGGACATTTTCAGATTCATCACTCGGGATGATTTTAGAAAAATCGAAATTATCGATCCTCCAAGACTTATGTTCACAAGTTATGAAGTTGAGAACTTGCTCTACAAATTTCATGAAGAAATGATCAAATATAAAATAGTGCTGGAAAGAAAGATAAATCGCTAAATGGCATGAGAAATATAGGGGAGGCTAAATTTATGAATGAGGGGAATATGTTGCATGGCAGTAAGTATGTGGCTCGTGTGGCAATTCAAATGTCTTTAAGTGACAGCAGAGAGCAAGAAAAAGAATATAAAGCCAAATTTTCGCGACTAGGTATTAAAACTGCA
Proteins encoded in this region:
- a CDS encoding pseudouridine synthase, producing the protein MNKSRTGNVQKERLQKVMARAGIASRRKCEELIAEGVVKVNGRLVKEQGIKVDPQKDRIMVQGKIINRLEDKIYLLMYKPRGYVTTLHDPEGRKTIVDLLKNIKERVFPVGRLDYDSEGLLLVTNDGELANALTHPRHEVKKTYLVTVAGIPLPKSLEQMSKGLELEDGMTAPTQVALVELLEDRSLLEITVHEGKNRLVRRMCEKIGHPVLRLKRIKLGTLSIKGVKPGQYRLLNTKEIRELKKSAGLIVQARTTKYKPKHIN